Within the Medicago truncatula cultivar Jemalong A17 chromosome 4, MtrunA17r5.0-ANR, whole genome shotgun sequence genome, the region ATTTTGATTCTTGTATTGGGAATCACAATAAGTGTACTAGCAATTGTATGGTTAGAAAGAGAAATATCTGCAGGGATACAACAGCGTATTGGACCCGAATACGCTGGTCCTTTTGGAATTCTTCAAGCTCTAGCAGACGGAACAAAACTACTATTCAAAGAGAATCTTATTCCATCTAGGGGAGATATTCGTTTATTCAGTATCGGACCATCCATATCAGTAATATCAATTCTAATAAGTTATTCAGTAATTCCCTTTGGCTATAACTTTGTTTTATCTGATTTCAATATCGGTGTTTTTTTATGGATTGCTATTTCGAGTATTGCTCCCATTGGACTTCTTATGTCAGGATATGggtcaaataataaatattcctTTT harbors:
- the LOC120575840 gene encoding NAD(P)H-quinone oxidoreductase subunit 1, chloroplastic, which codes for MIIDTTEVQDINYFSGLESFKEVYGILWILVPILILVLGITISVLAIVWLEREISAGIQQRIGPEYAGPFGILQALADGTKLLFKENLIPSRGDIRLFSIGPSISVISILISYSVIPFGYNFVLSDFNIGVFLWIAISSIAPIGLLMSGYGSNNKYSFLGGLRAAAQSISYEIPLTLCVLSISLRAIR